CCATCCCACCGCGTCCCCACGGATGGGTCTGGAGGAGCCCCCCGCGGCATCCCAAACCCGGCCCGGGCAGacccccgctcccgccgctcaCCGCAACATCCTCATCGGCGAGCACCcgcttctccttcttcctcttcctcttcacgGTGGAACCTGCGGGAGCGACACGCCGGGAGTGAGcgcggggagcggggcaggcccgggaggggaaaggggggacGGCGCGGGGAGGGGGCAAAATCGCCCGCAGACCCTTCCCCCCCGTGTCCGCCCGGAGCCCCCCGCCGGTCCCCACCGCTGCGCACCATCCCCGTCCGCCATGGCCGCGTGGTGTCCCCGCCGCACGCACCGGAGCGGCCGCCCCGTCCTGACGGCCCCGCGTCACCGGCTTCGCGTCACCGGCCCCGCGTCaccggccctgcccgcccctCGCAGCGCCCTTTCCACCGCCCCGGCGGGGAGGAGCATCCCCGCCCGGCAGGAACTTCCCCGCTGCTGCCATTCACCACTGCTACTCAACTAGATACAATTCTAGTAACAGTTTCGTCTCTCCGAATTTAAAAAGGTCATAGAATCAACcgtgttggaaaagacctccgagatcgttaagtccaacccttgatccagcACCGCCCTGGCTACCAGATGatggcactaagtgtcacatccagtctcatcttaaaaacctccagggacggtgagtccaccacctccctgggcagcgcattccagtgtctgatcacgctctctgtaaaaaattttttcctaatatccaacctaaacctcccctggcagggcTTAAGACAGTGCCCTCTTGTTTTACTGACAGCTGCCtaggagaagagaccaacccctacctggctacaacctccttacagggagttgtagagtgatgaggtcttccctgagcctcctcttctccagactaaacaaccccagctcccacaggctctcctcacaggactcacaggacttgtgctgtTCCTATGTACTTTTTGCTACAcagatttttactttgtttcccCGGCAGATagagacagcagcagaaaagaaataaggtaGCAGTCCATTCATCCTTTACGCCCTCCACCACTACTTTAATTCTCAAATTCCCTCAGCTGTAATGGAGTTGCCACTGTGCAGGCTCAGTTCTTTGGGTTACCAGCTGTTACACAGAGACTGAGGTCAGGCCACCACCATCAGTCCCCAGACTTGCGGTCAGCCACCAACACCCTTCACCCACCACAAAATGCACAGCCTCGTGTTGGCTGCAGCATCTCTCGTtttcaggaggggaaaaaaattaaaatctcctttttttgtgtttttgttggggttttgtttgtgttttgtgtgggctcttttgttttctttaaaaaaacaactccagCAACATTTGATCCCAGATGCCCAAATCCTCCAACACACACTAACTGCAGCCAGTCCTTTAATGCACAGCCTTGTTCTGTCCCGAACTGGCCCTTCCGCTTCGGGATTACACTTTTTCCAAGCAGGACAACATCCAGTACATACAGTGAGCAGTTTACTATGACACAAGGTGAACACATCTGCTCATCAACCATGGCTTGAGTGCATTACAGAGTcggtattaaaaataaatagcgGGACAGTCTGTGTTGAAGTGACCAGTCCGAGCAGTCCCTGTAGGCACTCAGAGCCCCTGCCCGGCAGGgctcagcatctcctgcagcaccaggtgCAGTAGGTGGTTCTGCTCGGCGCTCAGCAGcggccacagctctgcctgcagtgccTTCAGCGCTTCCACGTCCTTCTCCTGGCACGCCAGCACGGCcgactgcagcagcaggaacagctctgccGGCAGGTAGCTGGCGGCCGGCGgcagcccgcccgccccggggccACCCGCACCGCCGGTGGTGCTCGCCCCGCCGTCGGGCGCCTCCCAGCAGTACTGCTCCAGCGTGCGGGCGTGCTCGGGCAGCAGCTTGGCCGGCGgcggctgcagcagcagcaacagtaGCACCCGCGACACCTCGCAGCGCGCCAGCACGTCCAGGAAGGCACCTCCAGGagccgccccggcccccgccccgccgagcCCGGCCCCGGCCAGCGCCTGCGCCCGCGTCAGCGCCGCCAGCGCCCCGGCGTAGTCGCGGGCGAGCAGAAGGCAGGACGCGCGCTCGGCCAGGCAGCGCAGCGCCTGCAGCGGCAGCCGGGCGGCCCCCAGCAGCTCCGCCGCCCGCTGCAGGGgcgcggcggcgcgggcgggctGGCCCGTGTCGCGGAGCGCGGCCGCCAGCTCCAGGCACGGCCCGGCCGCCAGCGCGGGCTGCCCGCGCTCCAGGTGCAGGCGGGCGGCGAAGGCCCCGCAGCTCTGCGCCGCCGACACGTGCTCGCCGAAGCCGCCGCGCAGCCCCAGGCGCTGCCGCAGGTCCCGCTCCTGCCGCAGGAAGAGCCGCGCGGCCTCGGCCAGCGCGGCCGCCTCGGCGGGGCCGTGGAACAGGCTCTGCGCGCAGCGCGCCACGGCCAGCTGGCACCAGGCGGCGTAGGGCAGGCTCTCCTGGGCGCGCAGCTCCCGCGCCAGCGCGGCGAACTGCTCCGCCGCCTCCGCCACGTTGGGCTTGCGCAGGAATCGCCGCCGCAGCTTGGCCGACACCAGCCGGTACCGCGATAGGAAGTCGCCGTCGCCGCCGAGCCCCGGCCCGGagccgcccggcccggcggggccggagccgccgcccgccgccagCATCGCCCGCTCCGCCGCGGAACTGACGcaccgccccgccccgcgccgccgcccaATCAGCGCCCGCGCCGCTGTCGCGTAACAGAGGGGCGGGGCCTGGAggaggcggggagggggcgcggCCACTACAGACAGCGCTGAACGCGATTGTCCCCGCCCTTAATAGGCGTGGTTAAGACGGACCACGCCTATTCAGGGCGTGATTCTGGCTGGCGGGCCCCGCCCCGGGTGCGCGGCGGGGCTGAGCGGCGATTGCGCCCCCTGGCGGCCAGGCggacccgccgccgccgcgggatCGGGAGCGAGACGGGAATGGGACCTGGGACCGGGGTCGGGATGTGGACCGGGATGGCGACGGGCTCTTAAGCCCCCAGATGGGGCCGCAGCAGCCAGGTTCAAACAAGAAAGGTTGACACAAATGGTACCAGGTGGGTGGGTGAGCCTCCTGGCCGAAGGATGTGTGGGGGCAGGAATTTTAAGTGAGGTCAAAGGGATAAGAGAACTCTTGGAGTTTATCTAAATAGATAAACCACGCCTGACTCGGGAAACCCCCAGCAGCGCTGAAAATATTTGGTGCCCGAGAGGGTTAAGCGGGTATGTGAGATCACGTGTGCTTGCctgcttcctgcttttccatGACCATCTGCTGGAGGCACGGCCTGAGGGAGGGGCTGTTCCCGCTGTCCTGACGTCCCTACACGTGTGAGCACACGTACCCACCTGCACCCACCCTGCCAGCTGAGGTGACACGTTCTGCCAGACATCCCTCCCgctgcctccccagccccgAGCGTCCCACCGGACAGGCTCGGTGGCGGGGGGCACTCCGCTTCCAGCGTGTCCCGAGCGAGCTCAGCGCAGCCACGTGGTTGCTGTGACACGAGCGCTGTCCCACCCGTGTCCCACCAGCACACGGGTGAGGCCCCTCGCCCCCCACCatggctctgtgctgcctgttgAGACCCCCGCGCTGGCACCTCCGCCCGCCGCCGCTCGCCCTGCTCGGCCCGGACCGCAGCCTGGGGACAACGacaaaggggaaagggaagaaaaaggccAGGGGGGGCTGCAGCCTGCCAGATCCGTCCTGGGAGGAGAGGTACGGCTTTCCCAAAATGCCCAAACGCTCTTCCCAAGCGGCAAGTGAGAGcgttttgggtttgggtttggggttttacCCTCGTGCAGCTCTTCCCAGTAGGAATAGAAGAGGGGCTCAGCTGTTTTTTCCCGCGAGTTTGGCCCGGGGATAGGAATAATGGAAAAGACGAATGGAAAGGTTTAAGAGGAAAGGAGCAGACGGGTTGCCACAGTGGCAAGCAAAAAGTGACAGTCCGTTTGATTTGCAGTTCTCTGTCTGAAAGTAGTTGGCGCTGGGTGCTTTTGGAAGCAGCTCCAAAAATCCCAGTAACCAATGCCAGCAACTTATCCAGCTGTGGGGTGACGTTCTCCATGGGCTCAGTGAGCCAGTAGTTGATGGATAGT
This Chiroxiphia lanceolata isolate bChiLan1 chromosome 14, bChiLan1.pri, whole genome shotgun sequence DNA region includes the following protein-coding sequences:
- the LOC116793800 gene encoding 40-kDa huntingtin-associated protein-like; the encoded protein is MLAAGGGSGPAGPGGSGPGLGGDGDFLSRYRLVSAKLRRRFLRKPNVAEAAEQFAALARELRAQESLPYAAWCQLAVARCAQSLFHGPAEAAALAEAARLFLRQERDLRQRLGLRGGFGEHVSAAQSCGAFAARLHLERGQPALAAGPCLELAAALRDTGQPARAAAPLQRAAELLGAARLPLQALRCLAERASCLLLARDYAGALAALTRAQALAGAGLGGAGAGAAPGGAFLDVLARCEVSRVLLLLLLQPPPAKLLPEHARTLEQYCWEAPDGGASTTGGAGGPGAGGLPPAASYLPAELFLLLQSAVLACQEKDVEALKALQAELWPLLSAEQNHLLHLVLQEMLSPAGQGL